In Methylomonas sp. MK1, the following are encoded in one genomic region:
- a CDS encoding YCF48-related protein, with protein MSGLATKHASSTKGAAISTVPRHWLSRPGYWLGWALMLALFSTVIAFQQVPHRNAYRPEPKLSSWNYWGYPIERNAFRRLPAIAGNLNDLAVSEDGQHIWAVGDGGLIIYSTDAGVSWQQGQIGPPAPITPLARADGFWIKAAQAEMPAAEPQQQQSVPTNLDNAPFNVRNADGGEVNAARVITPALDYANQSPVQKSPSAPQEQDLTAAKTNNEPATPTPKNSAQASTVDKTGEPVSPPPVQKQTPSGRDPKRANLYSVYFVDTSHGWAVGEDGVILVTADGAKSWQLQTSGTKEILNSVHFVDPAHGWAVGQAGLILATADGGKSWKNQASVAGSHLNSVTFSDELHGWAVGDLGVILATADGGQTWQAQAKNANQIFQSVDFIDNRRGWAVGTGGRIVATTDGGNTWQSQPNQVSQFLRSVSLLKDGLRAWVAGTNGTLAATTDGGLNWRILTSGTSGELRNVKFSQNGSHGWAVGADGTIVASTDGGNSWQAASQKVFSSVQFMNNRQLGWVIGADGAVLSSTDGGRNWRSQEIQTHQDLFGMHILADGQRGWLTGGNGVIFATSDAGKNWRAQNNNTKIFLFRVQFLNDGLHGWAVGDGGLLVTRDGGKNWQLDPNIWGTLFAMHFSEDGLRGWLADVSGKSDFTADGGLTWQSQVIGSTVGILDLQFQADNINGWAVGSKGAIFSTSDGGRNWHAQVSTTQQNLRGSAFAGDGSRGWAVGVGGTVVSTTNSGGTWQAQNSNTSVNLIDIDADNEGRYAWTVGTAGTLLATSDGGEHWQDPVLPYQRYPAPWYYLSWLPIMLLFSRGLRLQLTELREPEAHDPNLGINPTAASDKPTGPGSKDYLGSLQLARDLSAFLRNENTQPPLTLAITGDWGCGKSSVMNYLQAELRREGLRPVWYNAWHHQEEQQVLGSILECVRQQATPPLWPWLLPGLWFRLRLLTHRRFWLQLLAALLLTGFCWLAAFAYFHEEAEENQVWHFASHLAGLEQPAVLTAQGHARLCAQVDGVNNPAKSPADQLFSPADCEKLQCLVNAAVSGVTKDPANCKDTLSAFASDDELLAQAGKVLEHELTQERKQAIVKQLEHSPGKAPFALPAWLTALLTVLTTVAGVVVVKGASLFGLASTDLLKTAISKTGVIEAAEPVGTRQIWERRFERLTGLLGRRRLVLFIDDLDRCSREHALRVLETCNFLVSSGELFIVMGIAPKYVLANVKLHFKELAEALHEFDDNGQTGVGTEGQTQHAPIQKPRSLARFYLQKLINIEVPVPTAGSEAMLNLLTGNGGEEDGLGQRDQRLQKISNGLVLTLQVFVLLAAMAWVAYHASQPIPGTSNPPVLATQSVAAAAKSVETNAEPVADMSDKLKAESGITSFRADFNLEQLTPWPQRIGYGLLLLFMLLVGGLAWVGVNERARNWLVDNLDVAYKAFGRDWFGPRQTQDTPEFASALRIWYPLIHQTQSQPPEINSPRTVKAFLNRLRCFASRWPKTTGAHGEAQLVALAALHFYLGEEGFEKAANDLKLAATSGAYLSAHPNSAQSMTQHLQAFGPPSDDDCRLFKYFIENLEIHKLQ; from the coding sequence ATGTCCGGACTGGCGACAAAACACGCGTCTTCTACCAAAGGCGCAGCTATAAGCACGGTCCCCCGGCATTGGCTAAGCCGCCCTGGATACTGGTTAGGCTGGGCCTTAATGCTGGCCTTGTTCTCTACCGTCATCGCCTTCCAGCAAGTGCCGCACCGTAACGCCTATCGTCCTGAACCCAAATTGTCGAGTTGGAATTATTGGGGATACCCAATCGAGCGCAACGCTTTTCGGCGATTGCCGGCCATCGCCGGGAATCTCAACGATCTGGCTGTTTCCGAAGATGGTCAGCATATTTGGGCTGTGGGTGATGGCGGTTTGATCATCTACAGTACGGATGCTGGCGTGAGTTGGCAGCAAGGGCAAATTGGGCCTCCTGCGCCAATAACACCTTTGGCGCGAGCCGACGGTTTTTGGATTAAGGCAGCGCAAGCCGAGATGCCGGCGGCCGAGCCGCAACAGCAGCAATCGGTTCCAACTAACCTAGACAATGCACCTTTCAACGTTCGGAATGCCGACGGCGGCGAGGTAAATGCTGCCAGGGTGATAACCCCTGCGCTCGATTACGCAAACCAGTCGCCAGTCCAAAAATCGCCGAGTGCGCCGCAAGAGCAAGACTTAACTGCGGCAAAGACCAATAATGAGCCAGCGACACCCACTCCAAAAAACTCAGCTCAAGCAAGTACAGTCGATAAGACGGGCGAACCCGTTTCGCCGCCACCCGTTCAGAAGCAAACGCCGAGTGGACGGGATCCGAAGCGCGCCAATTTATATTCCGTGTATTTCGTCGACACCTCTCATGGTTGGGCGGTCGGCGAAGATGGTGTGATTCTGGTCACCGCCGATGGCGCCAAAAGTTGGCAGCTCCAAACCAGCGGCACGAAGGAAATATTGAACAGCGTGCATTTTGTCGATCCCGCGCATGGCTGGGCAGTAGGCCAGGCGGGCCTCATTCTGGCTACCGCAGACGGTGGTAAAAGTTGGAAAAATCAGGCGAGTGTTGCCGGGTCACATCTGAATAGTGTGACGTTTTCCGATGAACTGCATGGTTGGGCCGTCGGTGATCTTGGGGTCATACTTGCCACCGCAGACGGCGGTCAAACTTGGCAAGCTCAAGCTAAAAATGCCAATCAAATTTTTCAATCGGTAGATTTTATCGATAATCGGCGCGGTTGGGCCGTGGGAACGGGTGGGCGTATCGTTGCCACCACGGATGGAGGCAACACCTGGCAGTCGCAACCCAACCAGGTGTCGCAATTTCTGCGTAGTGTCAGCTTGCTAAAAGACGGCTTACGGGCTTGGGTGGCTGGCACGAACGGCACCCTCGCAGCGACGACTGACGGCGGACTAAACTGGCGAATACTAACCAGCGGAACTTCCGGTGAGTTGCGTAACGTTAAATTTTCTCAGAACGGTTCGCACGGTTGGGCAGTCGGTGCTGACGGAACCATAGTCGCCAGCACTGACGGTGGCAATAGTTGGCAGGCTGCAAGCCAGAAGGTTTTTAGCAGTGTGCAATTTATGAATAATCGTCAACTTGGCTGGGTAATTGGCGCTGATGGCGCAGTTTTGTCCAGTACCGATGGGGGGCGAAATTGGCGAAGCCAGGAAATTCAAACCCATCAAGACCTATTTGGCATGCACATTTTAGCGGATGGCCAACGTGGCTGGTTGACCGGTGGCAATGGGGTTATTTTTGCTACCAGCGATGCTGGGAAAAATTGGCGTGCTCAAAACAACAACACCAAGATATTCTTATTCAGAGTTCAATTTCTCAATGACGGTTTGCATGGTTGGGCAGTCGGCGACGGGGGGCTTCTGGTAACCCGCGATGGAGGCAAAAACTGGCAACTTGACCCTAATATATGGGGAACACTTTTTGCCATGCATTTTTCGGAGGATGGTCTGCGAGGTTGGCTGGCCGACGTCAGCGGTAAGTCGGACTTTACTGCGGATGGTGGCTTGACTTGGCAATCGCAAGTGATTGGTTCAACGGTAGGTATTCTCGATCTTCAGTTTCAGGCCGACAATATAAACGGTTGGGCTGTCGGCTCTAAGGGGGCAATTTTTTCCACATCCGATGGCGGAAGAAATTGGCACGCTCAAGTGAGTACGACCCAACAGAATCTCAGAGGATCAGCTTTCGCCGGCGACGGCAGTCGTGGTTGGGCAGTCGGTGTCGGCGGCACGGTAGTGTCTACTACAAATAGCGGTGGCACATGGCAGGCGCAAAACAGTAATACCTCAGTAAACTTGATTGATATAGATGCCGACAACGAAGGCCGATATGCCTGGACCGTCGGCACAGCCGGCACCCTACTCGCGACCAGCGACGGCGGCGAACATTGGCAGGATCCGGTATTGCCTTATCAGCGCTATCCGGCACCCTGGTATTACTTGAGTTGGTTGCCGATCATGCTGTTGTTCAGCCGTGGTTTGCGCTTGCAGTTGACCGAACTGCGCGAACCGGAAGCCCATGATCCCAACTTAGGCATCAATCCCACCGCTGCTTCTGATAAACCCACCGGGCCTGGCAGTAAGGACTATCTGGGCAGTTTGCAGTTGGCTCGGGATTTGTCCGCGTTTCTGCGCAACGAAAACACCCAGCCGCCATTGACCCTGGCGATTACCGGCGATTGGGGCTGCGGCAAAAGTTCGGTGATGAATTATTTGCAAGCCGAATTACGGCGGGAGGGTTTGCGGCCGGTCTGGTACAACGCCTGGCACCATCAGGAAGAACAACAGGTGCTGGGTTCCATCCTGGAATGCGTGCGCCAGCAGGCTACGCCGCCGCTATGGCCTTGGCTGTTGCCGGGCCTGTGGTTTCGGTTGCGTTTGTTGACGCATCGGCGATTTTGGCTACAGCTGCTGGCGGCTTTGCTGTTGACCGGATTTTGTTGGTTGGCGGCGTTTGCGTATTTTCATGAAGAGGCGGAAGAAAATCAGGTGTGGCACTTCGCTTCCCATCTGGCTGGCTTGGAGCAACCGGCGGTGCTGACTGCACAAGGCCACGCCCGCTTATGTGCTCAAGTCGATGGTGTCAACAATCCGGCCAAGTCCCCTGCTGACCAGCTGTTTAGCCCTGCCGATTGCGAGAAACTGCAATGTTTAGTGAACGCAGCTGTCTCCGGCGTAACCAAAGATCCGGCAAATTGCAAAGATACCTTAAGCGCCTTCGCCAGCGACGACGAGTTACTGGCTCAAGCCGGGAAAGTACTCGAGCATGAATTAACGCAAGAGCGTAAGCAAGCCATCGTTAAGCAACTGGAACATAGCCCCGGCAAAGCGCCGTTTGCTTTGCCGGCCTGGTTGACAGCTTTGTTGACGGTGCTGACTACCGTGGCTGGTGTGGTGGTGGTCAAGGGGGCGTCGTTGTTTGGATTGGCCAGCACCGATTTGTTGAAAACCGCGATCAGCAAAACCGGCGTTATCGAAGCAGCCGAACCGGTGGGTACCCGGCAAATCTGGGAGCGACGCTTCGAGCGTTTAACTGGGCTTTTAGGCCGGCGCCGCTTGGTGTTATTTATCGACGATCTGGACCGGTGCAGCCGCGAGCATGCGCTGCGGGTGCTGGAAACCTGTAATTTCTTGGTCAGCAGCGGCGAGTTGTTCATCGTCATGGGCATCGCTCCCAAATATGTGCTGGCAAACGTCAAACTGCATTTCAAGGAACTCGCGGAAGCCCTGCACGAATTCGACGACAATGGTCAAACTGGGGTTGGTACAGAGGGCCAGACTCAGCATGCCCCAATTCAAAAACCACGCAGTCTGGCACGCTTTTATCTGCAAAAATTGATCAACATTGAAGTGCCGGTGCCTACCGCCGGTAGCGAGGCCATGTTGAACCTGTTAACCGGCAACGGCGGCGAGGAGGATGGTCTAGGTCAACGCGATCAGCGCTTACAAAAAATTAGCAATGGTCTGGTTTTGACATTGCAGGTTTTTGTCCTGTTGGCCGCGATGGCTTGGGTGGCTTATCACGCCAGTCAGCCTATACCTGGCACGTCAAACCCGCCGGTTTTGGCAACACAGTCGGTGGCAGCAGCGGCTAAGTCAGTGGAGACCAATGCCGAGCCTGTTGCCGATATGTCCGACAAACTTAAAGCCGAATCCGGCATTACTTCGTTTCGCGCCGATTTCAACCTCGAACAACTGACGCCCTGGCCGCAACGCATCGGCTATGGCTTGTTGCTGCTGTTTATGCTGTTGGTCGGTGGTTTGGCGTGGGTAGGTGTCAACGAAAGGGCGCGAAATTGGCTGGTGGATAATCTGGACGTGGCTTACAAAGCCTTTGGTCGGGACTGGTTCGGGCCGAGGCAAACTCAGGATACGCCGGAGTTTGCCTCAGCCTTGCGGATCTGGTACCCGCTGATTCACCAAACCCAGTCACAGCCGCCGGAGATCAATTCGCCGCGTACCGTCAAAGCCTTTTTAAATCGCTTGCGCTGCTTCGCCAGTCGCTGGCCGAAAACGACTGGCGCGCACGGCGAAGCGCAGTTGGTGGCGTTGGCAGCGTTGCATTTTTATTTGGGTGAAGAGGGCTTTGAAAAAGCCGCTAACGATTTAAAACTAGCCGCTACCAGCGGTGCTTATTTGAGTGCGCATCCCAATTCCGCGCAATCCATGACCCAACATTTGCAAGCATTTGGTCCGCCCAGCGACGACGACTGCCGACTGTTTAAATATTTCATCGAAAACCTGGAAATCCATAAGCTGCAGTGA
- a CDS encoding urease accessory protein UreH domain-containing protein gives MTVINRHLTVEGMHCPGCEDTIRLALINLPGVIRVEVSYARATVDVQFDDQLTNEAALHQAICAKGYGVELTPPAASGKLKGLLIFLLLLLVVGGVAFWGKSLMPGVMQQITPHMDQAVLLGIGFLTGFHCIGMCGGFVVGYTDPAKPQTRQLLAHLSYAFGKTLSYSALGAGFGLLGATIAITPQIRGGLALAASVFLLLYGLKMLGFFAVLRRFTLRMPKAVNRQLADEMRKPRSALRTGLLTGLLLGCGPLQAMYVMAAGSGDPVQGALILFWFGLGTLAPLLGFGFFASLLSPVFMRQLVKVSAILVIAMGVMMAQRGLKIVQADPMSAAMPAHTQPGK, from the coding sequence ATGACGGTGATCAACAGGCATTTAACAGTCGAGGGCATGCACTGCCCTGGTTGTGAAGACACCATTCGCCTCGCGCTGATTAATTTGCCGGGTGTGATAAGGGTAGAGGTCAGCTATGCGCGAGCGACGGTTGACGTGCAATTCGACGATCAACTTACCAACGAGGCGGCGCTGCACCAAGCCATTTGCGCCAAGGGTTACGGCGTGGAACTGACGCCACCCGCTGCTAGCGGTAAGCTGAAAGGCCTGTTGATTTTTCTGTTGTTATTGCTAGTGGTCGGTGGCGTGGCATTCTGGGGCAAGAGTTTGATGCCGGGCGTGATGCAACAAATCACACCGCATATGGATCAAGCGGTGTTGCTGGGCATCGGTTTTCTCACGGGTTTTCATTGTATCGGCATGTGTGGTGGTTTTGTGGTGGGTTATACCGATCCCGCCAAACCCCAAACCCGCCAATTGCTGGCGCATTTAAGTTACGCATTCGGCAAGACCTTGTCCTACAGCGCCCTCGGCGCTGGGTTTGGCCTGTTAGGCGCCACCATCGCTATTACCCCGCAGATACGAGGCGGGCTGGCTTTAGCCGCTAGCGTATTTCTGTTGCTATACGGTCTGAAGATGCTCGGCTTCTTTGCCGTCTTGCGCCGCTTTACTTTGCGCATGCCCAAGGCAGTCAATCGCCAGCTTGCAGATGAAATGCGCAAGCCACGCAGTGCTTTGCGTACCGGCTTGTTGACGGGCTTATTGCTGGGCTGCGGGCCGCTACAGGCCATGTATGTGATGGCCGCCGGCAGCGGCGACCCGGTGCAGGGTGCGCTGATCCTATTCTGGTTTGGCCTCGGTACTTTGGCACCGTTGTTGGGCTTTGGGTTTTTCGCCAGCTTGTTGTCGCCGGTTTTTATGCGGCAACTGGTAAAAGTATCCGCAATATTGGTTATCGCGATGGGCGTCATGATGGCGCAGCGCGGCTTGAAAATCGTCCAAGCAGATCCTATGTCTGCGGCGATGCCGGCGCATACCCAGCCCGGAAAGTGA
- a CDS encoding multicopper oxidase family protein, translating into MSYSFNKSRRRFFAQSGAGLMAWAATPAWLRAMENMGDMPKIPPRKASANFQPDVELDLICKPGSVAILPGQPTRVQQYFAKLVKGPAQTLTEIPGSYLGPVLRFEKGQKIRINLHNQLNEPSITHWHGLHVPAEVDGHPLYTIDSGQVFVYEFEMLNRASMNIYHPHPHNTTAEQVYHGLAGAILVNDEEERRLELPRGEYEVPIVIQDKLFDDNNQLVYVRHMRDRMMGFYGDRILVNGRPNFQLDVASRAYRFRVLNGSTARIYKLAWDDKSPVTVIGTDGGLLEAPVNKPYVMLAPGERLDIWADFSGRKVGSQLVLRSRSFSGVLPGMMGGGQGEHGRMGGGMGMHGSTLPVGSDYPIFTVKVTRQVSDSPKLPNSLAQIHHYGLSDTANPGKPVPIAISEGPMRMVLNGRPYAYNDILPSERIPLNTVQLLEIFHAHGGGGHGEKASGEHQGAEKADSGSHKMGGMGMRGGMRHDDDNKQGEGGHRRMGMMGMRHGGDSDDTGGHQMGGMGGMGGGMGMMMSMAHPIHLHGQYFQILSRTIANNESADYATVKEGFIEGGWKDTVLVMPGERVKIIKPFQDFKGLFMYHCHNLEHEDMGMMRDFLVG; encoded by the coding sequence ATGTCTTATTCATTCAATAAGTCCCGTCGGCGCTTTTTTGCGCAAAGTGGCGCCGGATTAATGGCGTGGGCAGCAACGCCAGCGTGGTTGCGGGCCATGGAAAATATGGGCGACATGCCCAAAATACCGCCGCGAAAAGCCTCGGCCAATTTTCAACCGGATGTGGAATTGGACTTAATCTGCAAACCTGGCTCGGTCGCTATTTTGCCGGGTCAGCCTACGCGGGTGCAGCAATACTTTGCCAAGTTGGTGAAGGGACCGGCGCAAACCTTAACCGAAATTCCGGGTTCCTATTTAGGGCCGGTGCTGCGCTTCGAGAAAGGCCAGAAGATTCGAATCAATCTGCACAATCAGCTTAACGAACCCAGCATTACCCATTGGCATGGTTTGCACGTGCCTGCCGAAGTGGATGGTCATCCGCTGTACACGATAGATAGCGGTCAAGTGTTTGTGTATGAGTTTGAAATGCTCAACCGGGCCAGCATGAATATCTACCACCCGCACCCGCACAACACTACTGCGGAACAGGTTTATCACGGTTTGGCGGGCGCCATTTTGGTCAACGACGAGGAAGAACGGCGTCTGGAATTGCCCCGCGGCGAATACGAAGTCCCGATCGTGATTCAAGATAAATTGTTTGACGACAATAACCAACTCGTCTACGTGCGACACATGCGCGATCGGATGATGGGTTTTTACGGCGACCGGATTTTGGTGAACGGTCGCCCGAATTTTCAGCTCGACGTAGCCAGTCGAGCTTATCGTTTCCGCGTCCTCAACGGCTCAACGGCGCGCATCTACAAACTGGCTTGGGACGACAAATCGCCCGTCACTGTCATCGGCACCGATGGCGGTTTGCTGGAGGCTCCGGTCAATAAACCTTACGTGATGCTGGCCCCCGGCGAGCGTTTGGATATTTGGGCGGATTTCAGCGGGCGTAAAGTCGGCTCTCAGTTGGTGTTGCGCAGCCGTTCTTTTTCCGGCGTATTGCCGGGAATGATGGGCGGTGGCCAAGGTGAACATGGGCGCATGGGCGGCGGCATGGGTATGCACGGCAGTACCTTGCCGGTGGGTAGCGACTATCCAATTTTTACGGTGAAAGTCACCCGGCAAGTAAGCGATAGTCCGAAATTGCCCAACAGTTTGGCGCAAATTCACCATTACGGCTTAAGCGACACGGCCAATCCTGGTAAACCGGTGCCTATCGCTATTTCGGAAGGACCGATGCGCATGGTTTTAAATGGTCGGCCCTATGCTTATAACGATATTTTGCCGAGTGAGCGCATTCCACTGAATACCGTGCAATTGCTGGAGATTTTTCATGCGCACGGTGGCGGCGGTCATGGGGAGAAAGCCAGTGGCGAACACCAAGGTGCAGAGAAGGCCGATTCCGGTAGCCACAAAATGGGCGGCATGGGCATGAGGGGTGGCATGCGACACGATGATGATAACAAGCAAGGCGAGGGTGGTCATCGGCGCATGGGTATGATGGGCATGCGCCATGGCGGCGATAGCGACGACACCGGCGGTCATCAGATGGGTGGCATGGGAGGCATGGGCGGTGGCATGGGCATGATGATGTCTATGGCGCATCCGATTCATTTGCACGGCCAATATTTTCAAATCCTGAGCCGAACCATCGCCAATAACGAAAGTGCAGATTACGCAACGGTTAAAGAGGGTTTTATCGAAGGCGGCTGGAAAGATACAGTGCTGGTCATGCCTGGCGAGCGGGTAAAAATCATCAAGCCCTTTCAGGATTTTAAAGGTTTGTTTATGTACCACTGCCACAACCTGGAACACGAAGATATGGGCATGATGCGCGATTTCTTGGTGGGATGA
- a CDS encoding sulfite exporter TauE/SafE family protein — translation MILTLILAICIGLLLGLLGGGGSILTVPMLVYVLHVPPKTAIVTSFVVVGVSSLMALLPHARRGHVCWKSALVFGLAGMLGAFGGGRLAGHFSGEWLMVFFGAITLLTGLAMIFKKAPSETTIEQALPMCPLQTPILRLLFDGVLVGGLTGLVGVGGGFLIVPALTLLVGLPMPAAIGTSLLVIVMNATAGLSGYANHAQLDIELMILVTAGAVCGSFLGGWLSNFISAAVLRRGFGWFVMVVAVYVLFNALSWQLLASLAVWQDGELAWRRVLAGLAAVLALGLIGNRIHSRKPHIGAVPMSPRQHL, via the coding sequence ATGATCCTGACGCTGATCTTGGCAATCTGTATCGGCTTGCTGCTGGGCTTGTTGGGTGGCGGCGGTTCAATTTTGACGGTACCGATGCTGGTATACGTGCTGCATGTGCCGCCCAAGACAGCCATTGTCACCTCATTTGTGGTGGTGGGCGTATCCAGTCTGATGGCATTGCTTCCGCATGCGCGGCGCGGCCATGTTTGCTGGAAAAGCGCGCTGGTATTCGGTTTGGCCGGCATGTTAGGCGCATTTGGCGGCGGTCGCTTGGCCGGGCATTTTTCCGGCGAATGGCTAATGGTGTTTTTTGGAGCGATTACCTTGTTGACCGGCCTGGCGATGATCTTCAAGAAAGCGCCTAGCGAGACAACTATTGAGCAGGCATTACCAATGTGTCCTTTACAGACACCGATATTGCGCTTGTTATTCGATGGGGTTTTGGTCGGCGGTTTGACCGGGTTAGTGGGGGTCGGTGGCGGCTTTTTGATCGTGCCGGCATTGACCTTGTTGGTGGGTTTGCCGATGCCGGCGGCAATCGGTACCTCGTTACTGGTTATCGTGATGAACGCCACCGCCGGCTTGAGCGGATACGCCAATCACGCTCAGTTGGATATCGAGTTGATGATATTGGTCACAGCCGGTGCGGTGTGCGGCAGTTTTCTGGGCGGCTGGTTATCCAATTTTATTAGTGCGGCAGTGTTACGGCGCGGGTTTGGTTGGTTCGTGATGGTGGTGGCGGTTTACGTGTTGTTTAACGCCTTGAGTTGGCAACTGTTGGCATCCTTAGCGGTGTGGCAGGATGGCGAGCTTGCCTGGCGACGGGTGCTGGCCGGCTTAGCCGCCGTCTTGGCGCTAGGCCTAATCGGCAATCGTATTCATAGCCGCAAACCGCATATAGGCGCGGTGCCAATGTCGCCTCGGCAACACCTGTAA
- a CDS encoding MBL fold metallo-hydrolase: MIFRQLFETETSTYSYLLGCERSRRACLIDPVASELPIYIDLLQSLDLKLIYTLETHVHADHITGAGLLREKLGSKSVVHRDAGALCADLLVTDGVLLQVGDLDIQVRHTPGHTGGCVSYVMADRVFTGDALLIGGSGRTDFQQGDAGQLYDSITGKLFTLPPDTLVYPGHDYQGNTVSTIKQEMAKNPRVGQGRTRAEFIAIMSELKLAYPKFIDQALPANQSCGTLAE, from the coding sequence ATGATTTTCAGACAACTCTTCGAAACAGAAACCTCCACCTACAGTTATTTGTTGGGCTGTGAACGTAGCCGTCGCGCCTGCCTGATCGATCCGGTCGCTTCGGAGCTGCCGATTTATATCGATTTACTGCAAAGCTTGGATTTAAAACTGATTTACACCCTGGAAACTCATGTGCACGCCGATCATATTACCGGTGCCGGTTTGTTGCGGGAAAAGCTTGGCAGTAAGAGTGTTGTGCATAGGGATGCAGGCGCGCTCTGCGCGGATTTGCTAGTCACCGACGGCGTGTTGTTGCAAGTGGGCGATCTGGATATTCAGGTGCGGCATACCCCCGGCCATACCGGAGGTTGCGTTAGTTATGTGATGGCTGATCGGGTGTTTACCGGCGATGCCTTGCTGATCGGCGGCAGCGGTCGCACCGACTTCCAGCAAGGCGATGCCGGCCAGCTTTACGACAGTATCACCGGCAAATTATTTACTTTGCCCCCTGATACTTTGGTTTATCCGGGACACGATTACCAGGGTAATACCGTGTCTACTATCAAACAGGAAATGGCTAAAAACCCCCGCGTGGGTCAAGGCCGCACGCGTGCTGAGTTCATAGCGATCATGAGCGAATTGAAGTTGGCTTATCCCAAGTTTATCGATCAGGCGCTGCCGGCCAATCAGTCTTGTGGGACGCTGGCCGAGTAG
- a CDS encoding sigma-54 interaction domain-containing protein — MASSSPLFKRWLGQIGADQVVEVLTDLFESGAAFIVDSNSDILLWSKGAEQLFGLSATETIGKPCKTALNCDSDNDPCNLAELGIVKSQAVRIHRPDGRTLNCYRTARAFYDSNGGFAGAIEFLQPQSDTPPEQKPDDSDSFHGILSRDPAMKEAIKIIRNVAETEATVLIRGESGTGKEMVAHALHLESPRHYQPFLAINCAALTPSLLESELFGHVKGAFTGAVRNHAGLFQRANGGTLFLDEIAELPLELQAKLLRVIQERNFIPVGGDSAVSVDVRIIAATHRSLREEVKAGRFREDLMYRLRVVPIFLPPLRERRQDISLLLQHLIDRHNTQGHRHIDSIAPEAMRLLLDYRWPGNVRELNNVVEYAYAVGRDSELSIGDLPPEFREPLRPTATLDQRLAPRPKSQNEAELIREALENNPDNLEQAAQYAGMSRATFWRKRRKYGL; from the coding sequence ATGGCATCCTCCTCGCCCCTATTCAAACGTTGGCTCGGCCAAATCGGCGCCGATCAAGTCGTAGAAGTGTTGACCGACTTATTCGAAAGCGGCGCGGCCTTTATCGTGGACAGTAATAGCGACATCTTGCTATGGAGCAAAGGCGCCGAACAATTGTTCGGCTTGAGCGCGACCGAGACGATCGGCAAGCCTTGCAAAACCGCACTGAATTGCGACAGCGACAACGACCCCTGCAACTTGGCCGAACTCGGCATCGTCAAGTCGCAAGCGGTACGGATACATCGCCCGGATGGCCGGACGCTGAATTGTTATCGAACCGCCCGCGCCTTCTACGACAGCAATGGCGGCTTCGCCGGAGCGATTGAGTTTTTGCAACCACAAAGCGACACCCCCCCCGAGCAAAAGCCGGACGACAGCGACAGCTTTCACGGCATTCTGTCGCGTGACCCGGCGATGAAAGAGGCCATCAAAATCATCCGCAACGTCGCCGAAACCGAAGCCACCGTGCTAATCCGCGGCGAATCTGGCACCGGTAAGGAGATGGTGGCGCATGCATTGCACCTGGAAAGCCCGCGTCACTATCAGCCGTTTCTAGCGATCAACTGCGCGGCCTTGACCCCCAGCCTGTTGGAAAGCGAGTTATTTGGTCATGTGAAAGGTGCATTCACCGGCGCGGTGCGCAACCATGCCGGCTTGTTTCAACGTGCCAACGGCGGCACGCTGTTTTTGGACGAGATAGCCGAGTTGCCATTGGAACTGCAAGCCAAACTATTGCGCGTGATACAAGAACGCAATTTCATCCCGGTAGGTGGCGATAGCGCGGTCAGCGTCGATGTGCGGATTATCGCCGCCACACATAGATCGCTACGCGAAGAGGTCAAGGCCGGCCGGTTTCGAGAGGATTTGATGTACCGCTTACGGGTCGTGCCGATCTTTCTGCCGCCGTTGCGCGAACGTCGCCAGGACATCAGCCTGTTGCTGCAACATCTGATAGACCGGCATAACACCCAAGGCCATCGCCATATCGACAGCATCGCGCCGGAAGCGATGCGCCTGCTGCTGGATTACCGGTGGCCGGGCAATGTCCGGGAACTGAATAATGTCGTCGAATACGCTTATGCGGTCGGCCGCGACAGCGAGCTGAGCATAGGCGATTTGCCGCCCGAGTTCCGCGAACCGCTTAGACCGACAGCAACGCTTGACCAGCGCCTTGCACCGCGCCCAAAAAGTCAAAACGAAGCGGAATTGATCCGAGAAGCCTTGGAAAATAACCCGGACAATCTGGAACAGGCCGCGCAATATGCGGGGATGAGTCGGGCGACTTTTTGGCGGAAGCGGCGGAAGTATGGTTTATAA
- a CDS encoding type II toxin-antitoxin system RelE/ParE family toxin: MVIVWSKPAREDLHSIHQFIARDSKLYANRVTQDILAKVDVLATMPKLGRTVSEIGEENVREIGIYSYRILYEIIGETVYIHGVIHKRRDFKQEDLQR; this comes from the coding sequence ATGGTGATTGTTTGGTCAAAACCCGCGCGCGAAGACCTCCACTCGATACATCAATTTATTGCTCGTGATTCCAAACTCTACGCAAACCGCGTAACGCAAGACATTCTCGCTAAAGTGGATGTACTGGCGACCATGCCAAAGCTGGGCCGGACAGTTTCCGAAATTGGCGAGGAAAATGTGCGCGAAATCGGCATATATTCATACCGGATACTTTACGAAATAATCGGCGAAACTGTTTATATCCATGGCGTAATCCACAAGCGACGAGACTTCAAACAGGAAGATCTGCAACGCTAA